In one Brienomyrus brachyistius isolate T26 chromosome 5, BBRACH_0.4, whole genome shotgun sequence genomic region, the following are encoded:
- the rbfox2 gene encoding RNA binding protein fox-1 homolog 2 isoform X1 → MLMSTDVASIMLPVSRGLMDRERDLDAMVHPNAAGSSAAVRGMKRGDPEPDAQTTAAFTESPAAECKRPRIDGSMGAAEIGQGSQDATGGQEGLVAPPFSAFPPPPPPPPPQNGLGLEFGGGLFGAGGQRPVEGGTGVAGSTGTNNGLSAVTDGTGQIEAGSQCGVRPGGGAVGGACVGEGSEAKGSPKRLHVSNIPFRFRDPDLRQMFGQFGKILDVEIIFNERGSKGFGFVTFESSADAEKAREKLHGTLVEGRKIEVNNATARVMTNKKLVSPYTNGEGLGSLPYAGWKLSPVVGAVYGPELYAVPGFPYPATTAAAFRGAHLRGRGRPVYGAVRAAVPQPAIPAYPGVVYQDGFYGAAELYGGYTAYRYAQPAAVAGATAAAAAAAAYSDSYGRVYAADPYHALAPAAAAAYGVGAMASLYRGGYSRFAPY, encoded by the exons ATGTTAATGTCGACCGACGTAGCATCAATTATGTTACCCGTATCCCGGGGATTAATGGACCGGGAGAGGGACTTGGACGCGATGGTTCACCCGAACGCTGCCGGTTCCTCGGCGGCTGTCAGGGGGATGAAAAGGGGAGATCCGGAGCCCGACGCTCAGACCACGGCGGCGTTTACCGAATCACCGGCGGCGGAGTGCAAGCGGCCAAGGATAGACGGCTCCATGGGAGCCGCTGAGATCGGCCAG GGCTCCCAAGATGCAACGGGAGGTCAGGAGGGACTGGTAGCTCCGCCCTTCTCAGCCTTCCCGCCCCCACCgcctcccccgccccctcagAACGGCCTGGGATTGGAGTTCGGCGGTGGCCTCTTCGGCGCCGGGGGACAGAGGCCAGTGGAGGGTGGAACTGGAGTTGCTGGTTCCACTGGCACCAATAACGGCTTGAGCGCTGTG ACTGATGGCACCGGCCAGATCGAGGCAGGCAGTCAGTGTGGAGTGCGGCCTGGGGGCGGGGCAGTGGGAGGAGCCTGTGTGGGCGAGGGCTCGGAAGCTAAAGGCTCCCCCAAGCGCCTCCACGTCTCGAACATCCCGTTCCGCTTCCGGGACCCCGACCTCAGGCAGATGTTCGGG CAATTTGGAAAAATCCTCGATGTGGAAATCATCTTTAACGAGAGAGGATCCAAG gggTTTGGCTTCGTGACATTCGAGTCCAGTGCCGATGCGGAGAAGGCCCGTGAAAAGCTGCATGGGACGCTGGTGGAGGGTCGCAAGATCGAG GTGAATAACGCCACTGCCAGGGTGATGACCAATAAGAAGCTAGTCAGCCCGTACACCAACGGGGAGGGGCTAGGCTCGCTGCCATATG CAGGCTGGAAGCTGAGCCCAGTGGTGGGGGCCGTCTATGGGCCCGAGCTCTACGCGG TACCCGGGTTCCCGTACCCCGCTACCACGGCAGCTGCCTTCCGCGGCGCTCACCTGAGGGGTCGGGGTCGCCCCGTGTACGGTGCCGTCCGCGCTGCCGTCCCCCAGCCCGCCATCCCCGCGTATCCAGG TGTGGTGTATCAGGATGGGTTTTATGGAGCCGCAGAACTATAT GGAGGATACACGGCATATCGCTACGCCCAGCCCGCTGCCGTAGCCGGGGCGACGGCTGCCGCAGCCGCTGCCGCTGCCTACAGTGACAG TTACGGCCGAGTTTATGCCGCAGACCCCTACCACGCCCTGGCCCCTGCCGCGGCCGCCGCGTACGGAGTGGGCGCCATG GCCAGTTTATACCGGGGTGGATACAGTAGATTTGCCCCTTATTGA
- the rbfox2 gene encoding RNA binding protein fox-1 homolog 2 isoform X2 codes for MLMSTDVASIMLPVSRGLMDRERDLDAMVHPNAAGSSAAVRGMKRGDPEPDAQTTAAFTESPAAECKRPRIDGSMGAAEIGQGSQDATGGQEGLVAPPFSAFPPPPPPPPPQNGLGLEFGGGLFGAGGQRPVEGGTGVAGSTGTNNGLSAVTDGTGQIEAGSQCGVRPGGGAVGGACVGEGSEAKGSPKRLHVSNIPFRFRDPDLRQMFGQFGKILDVEIIFNERGSKGFGFVTFESSADAEKAREKLHGTLVEGRKIEVNNATARVMTNKKLVSPYTNGEGLGSLPYAGWKLSPVVGAVYGPELYAVPGFPYPATTAAAFRGAHLRGRGRPVYGAVRAAVPQPAIPAYPGVVYQDGFYGAAELYNSVSGHCH; via the exons ATGTTAATGTCGACCGACGTAGCATCAATTATGTTACCCGTATCCCGGGGATTAATGGACCGGGAGAGGGACTTGGACGCGATGGTTCACCCGAACGCTGCCGGTTCCTCGGCGGCTGTCAGGGGGATGAAAAGGGGAGATCCGGAGCCCGACGCTCAGACCACGGCGGCGTTTACCGAATCACCGGCGGCGGAGTGCAAGCGGCCAAGGATAGACGGCTCCATGGGAGCCGCTGAGATCGGCCAG GGCTCCCAAGATGCAACGGGAGGTCAGGAGGGACTGGTAGCTCCGCCCTTCTCAGCCTTCCCGCCCCCACCgcctcccccgccccctcagAACGGCCTGGGATTGGAGTTCGGCGGTGGCCTCTTCGGCGCCGGGGGACAGAGGCCAGTGGAGGGTGGAACTGGAGTTGCTGGTTCCACTGGCACCAATAACGGCTTGAGCGCTGTG ACTGATGGCACCGGCCAGATCGAGGCAGGCAGTCAGTGTGGAGTGCGGCCTGGGGGCGGGGCAGTGGGAGGAGCCTGTGTGGGCGAGGGCTCGGAAGCTAAAGGCTCCCCCAAGCGCCTCCACGTCTCGAACATCCCGTTCCGCTTCCGGGACCCCGACCTCAGGCAGATGTTCGGG CAATTTGGAAAAATCCTCGATGTGGAAATCATCTTTAACGAGAGAGGATCCAAG gggTTTGGCTTCGTGACATTCGAGTCCAGTGCCGATGCGGAGAAGGCCCGTGAAAAGCTGCATGGGACGCTGGTGGAGGGTCGCAAGATCGAG GTGAATAACGCCACTGCCAGGGTGATGACCAATAAGAAGCTAGTCAGCCCGTACACCAACGGGGAGGGGCTAGGCTCGCTGCCATATG CAGGCTGGAAGCTGAGCCCAGTGGTGGGGGCCGTCTATGGGCCCGAGCTCTACGCGG TACCCGGGTTCCCGTACCCCGCTACCACGGCAGCTGCCTTCCGCGGCGCTCACCTGAGGGGTCGGGGTCGCCCCGTGTACGGTGCCGTCCGCGCTGCCGTCCCCCAGCCCGCCATCCCCGCGTATCCAGG TGTGGTGTATCAGGATGGGTTTTATGGAGCCGCAGAACTATAT aatagtGTTTCAGGACACTGTCATTAG
- the rbfox2 gene encoding RNA binding protein fox-1 homolog 2 isoform X4, producing MLMSTDVASIMLPVSRGLMDRERDLDAMVHPNAAGSSAAVRGMKRGDPEPDAQTTAAFTESPAAECKRPRIDGSMGAAEIGQGSQDATGGQEGLVAPPFSAFPPPPPPPPPQNGLGLEFGGGLFGAGGQRPVEGGTGVAGSTGTNNGLSAVTDGTGQIEAGSQCGVRPGGGAVGGACVGEGSEAKGSPKRLHVSNIPFRFRDPDLRQMFGQFGKILDVEIIFNERGSKGFGFVTFESSADAEKAREKLHGTLVEGRKIECDSADFHGNSSRAQEIPRSATHRVETQTPTAQLSGFAPHV from the exons ATGTTAATGTCGACCGACGTAGCATCAATTATGTTACCCGTATCCCGGGGATTAATGGACCGGGAGAGGGACTTGGACGCGATGGTTCACCCGAACGCTGCCGGTTCCTCGGCGGCTGTCAGGGGGATGAAAAGGGGAGATCCGGAGCCCGACGCTCAGACCACGGCGGCGTTTACCGAATCACCGGCGGCGGAGTGCAAGCGGCCAAGGATAGACGGCTCCATGGGAGCCGCTGAGATCGGCCAG GGCTCCCAAGATGCAACGGGAGGTCAGGAGGGACTGGTAGCTCCGCCCTTCTCAGCCTTCCCGCCCCCACCgcctcccccgccccctcagAACGGCCTGGGATTGGAGTTCGGCGGTGGCCTCTTCGGCGCCGGGGGACAGAGGCCAGTGGAGGGTGGAACTGGAGTTGCTGGTTCCACTGGCACCAATAACGGCTTGAGCGCTGTG ACTGATGGCACCGGCCAGATCGAGGCAGGCAGTCAGTGTGGAGTGCGGCCTGGGGGCGGGGCAGTGGGAGGAGCCTGTGTGGGCGAGGGCTCGGAAGCTAAAGGCTCCCCCAAGCGCCTCCACGTCTCGAACATCCCGTTCCGCTTCCGGGACCCCGACCTCAGGCAGATGTTCGGG CAATTTGGAAAAATCCTCGATGTGGAAATCATCTTTAACGAGAGAGGATCCAAG gggTTTGGCTTCGTGACATTCGAGTCCAGTGCCGATGCGGAGAAGGCCCGTGAAAAGCTGCATGGGACGCTGGTGGAGGGTCGCAAGATCGAG tGTGACTCCGCGGATTTCCATGGCAACAGCTCCCGTGCGCAGGAAATCCCGCGATCTGCGACGCATCGAGTGGAAACGCAGACACCGACAGCTCAGTTGTCAGGCTTCGCTCCGCATGTTTAG
- the rbfox2 gene encoding RNA binding protein fox-1 homolog 2 isoform X3 — translation MMGLYYPAMLAGSQDATGGQEGLVAPPFSAFPPPPPPPPPQNGLGLEFGGGLFGAGGQRPVEGGTGVAGSTGTNNGLSAVTDGTGQIEAGSQCGVRPGGGAVGGACVGEGSEAKGSPKRLHVSNIPFRFRDPDLRQMFGQFGKILDVEIIFNERGSKGFGFVTFESSADAEKAREKLHGTLVEGRKIEVNNATARVMTNKKLVSPYTNGEGLGSLPYAGWKLSPVVGAVYGPELYAVPGFPYPATTAAAFRGAHLRGRGRPVYGAVRAAVPQPAIPAYPGVVYQDGFYGAAELYGGYTAYRYAQPAAVAGATAAAAAAAAYSDSYGRVYAADPYHALAPAAAAAYGVGAMASLYRGGYSRFAPY, via the exons ATGATGGGATTGTACTACCCTGCCATGCTGGCG GGCTCCCAAGATGCAACGGGAGGTCAGGAGGGACTGGTAGCTCCGCCCTTCTCAGCCTTCCCGCCCCCACCgcctcccccgccccctcagAACGGCCTGGGATTGGAGTTCGGCGGTGGCCTCTTCGGCGCCGGGGGACAGAGGCCAGTGGAGGGTGGAACTGGAGTTGCTGGTTCCACTGGCACCAATAACGGCTTGAGCGCTGTG ACTGATGGCACCGGCCAGATCGAGGCAGGCAGTCAGTGTGGAGTGCGGCCTGGGGGCGGGGCAGTGGGAGGAGCCTGTGTGGGCGAGGGCTCGGAAGCTAAAGGCTCCCCCAAGCGCCTCCACGTCTCGAACATCCCGTTCCGCTTCCGGGACCCCGACCTCAGGCAGATGTTCGGG CAATTTGGAAAAATCCTCGATGTGGAAATCATCTTTAACGAGAGAGGATCCAAG gggTTTGGCTTCGTGACATTCGAGTCCAGTGCCGATGCGGAGAAGGCCCGTGAAAAGCTGCATGGGACGCTGGTGGAGGGTCGCAAGATCGAG GTGAATAACGCCACTGCCAGGGTGATGACCAATAAGAAGCTAGTCAGCCCGTACACCAACGGGGAGGGGCTAGGCTCGCTGCCATATG CAGGCTGGAAGCTGAGCCCAGTGGTGGGGGCCGTCTATGGGCCCGAGCTCTACGCGG TACCCGGGTTCCCGTACCCCGCTACCACGGCAGCTGCCTTCCGCGGCGCTCACCTGAGGGGTCGGGGTCGCCCCGTGTACGGTGCCGTCCGCGCTGCCGTCCCCCAGCCCGCCATCCCCGCGTATCCAGG TGTGGTGTATCAGGATGGGTTTTATGGAGCCGCAGAACTATAT GGAGGATACACGGCATATCGCTACGCCCAGCCCGCTGCCGTAGCCGGGGCGACGGCTGCCGCAGCCGCTGCCGCTGCCTACAGTGACAG TTACGGCCGAGTTTATGCCGCAGACCCCTACCACGCCCTGGCCCCTGCCGCGGCCGCCGCGTACGGAGTGGGCGCCATG GCCAGTTTATACCGGGGTGGATACAGTAGATTTGCCCCTTATTGA